Proteins found in one Cetobacterium ceti genomic segment:
- a CDS encoding nucleotidyltransferase: MEGVGIVVEYNPFHNGHKYHLSMAKKAGDVVIGVMSGDYVQRGEVALVNRWERAEMALKNGVDILVELPSFYSCQSAEIFAIGAIGILDILEVKHIVFGSESGDVKELLNLVEVGETSEFKEKLLENLKMGLSYPSAYSKSLKEINQNLELKSNDILGLEYIKAIKYWKSNINPIGLKREKVGFYEKIGIENIMSATGIRELIKNGKDFKDYIPEPSKEILDEIIKNKKITFLENYYYLIRYNIINNYDNLKNIQDMEIGYENKLYEMACKYENFKDFFENIISKRMTIGRVQRILIHILINLTKDLTKEIKEEIPYVRVMGFSQKGREYLKRLKDDKRIITSMKNIKKTLSENNREKFEFNEKASLIYKMVNNYEDRKIPIMY; encoded by the coding sequence ATGGAGGGAGTAGGAATAGTTGTAGAATATAATCCCTTTCATAATGGACATAAATATCATTTATCCATGGCTAAAAAGGCAGGAGATGTTGTTATAGGGGTTATGAGTGGAGATTATGTACAAAGAGGTGAAGTAGCTCTTGTAAATAGATGGGAAAGGGCTGAAATGGCTTTAAAAAATGGAGTGGATATTTTAGTAGAATTACCGAGTTTTTATTCATGTCAAAGTGCAGAAATATTTGCCATAGGTGCCATTGGAATTTTAGATATTTTAGAAGTTAAACATATTGTTTTTGGGTCTGAAAGTGGAGATGTAAAAGAGTTATTAAATTTAGTAGAAGTAGGAGAAACATCTGAATTTAAGGAGAAACTTTTAGAAAACTTAAAAATGGGATTATCCTATCCCAGTGCATATAGTAAAAGCTTAAAAGAAATAAATCAAAATTTAGAATTAAAATCTAATGATATTTTAGGATTAGAATATATAAAAGCTATAAAATATTGGAAAAGCAATATAAATCCTATAGGTTTAAAAAGGGAAAAGGTTGGATTTTACGAAAAAATTGGAATTGAAAATATTATGAGTGCCACTGGAATTAGAGAGTTAATAAAAAATGGAAAAGATTTTAAAGACTATATTCCAGAGCCAAGTAAAGAAATTTTAGATGAAATTATAAAAAATAAAAAAATTACATTTTTAGAAAATTATTATTATTTAATTAGATATAATATTATAAATAATTATGATAACCTTAAAAATATTCAGGATATGGAAATAGGATATGAAAATAAACTTTATGAAATGGCTTGTAAATATGAAAATTTTAAAGATTTTTTTGAAAATATTATTTCTAAGAGAATGACCATAGGAAGAGTTCAAAGAATTTTAATCCATATTTTAATTAATTTAACAAAGGATTTAACAAAGGAAATTAAAGAGGAAATACCCTATGTGAGAGTTATGGGATTTTCACAAAAAGGTCGTGAATATTTAAAGAGATTAAAAGATGATAAAAGAATAATAACTTCTATGAAAAATATAAAAAAAACATTATCTGAAAATAATAGAGAAAAATTTGAATTTAATGAAAAAGCTAGTTTAATATATAAAATGGTTAATAATTATGAAGATAGAAAAATACCTATAATGTACTAG
- a CDS encoding FomA family porin-like outer membrane protein: MKKVALLLGSLLMVGAVAQAADAATTFKPTGNVDLQYRYYGRTENSGNSTNAWNPGNNNYSRIQLMGQTTLAENQSMDFRVRDYNSLAQEDRQGTFSKDTATRLRYYYDHGTLGDSKVDFTSRVKYEKDGDQSMQYMARFDFHQYMPSMVSKFVLAPKYSYEWGSKNSSDYSNNLGLNLETYTNLPYGIGFEFNVKTVQSFYGKHQAYDKDKQSKSHNLTTDIKAVAEKTVNVYTQNNLTINFNMEGGLDTYDLSQHRQYGASKTCYGKYQLYVLPTFEADYMLNNATKLYAAVGAEYKNWSQKSDKSASDWRWQPTAWAGFKTTF, from the coding sequence ATGAAAAAAGTAGCACTTTTATTAGGATCACTTTTAATGGTTGGAGCAGTAGCACAAGCAGCTGATGCAGCAACAACTTTTAAACCAACAGGAAATGTAGATTTACAGTATAGATATTACGGAAGAACTGAGAATTCAGGAAATTCAACTAATGCTTGGAACCCAGGAAATAATAATTATTCAAGAATTCAATTAATGGGTCAAACTACATTAGCTGAGAATCAATCTATGGATTTCAGAGTAAGAGATTATAACTCTTTAGCTCAAGAAGATAGACAAGGAACTTTTTCTAAAGATACAGCAACAAGATTAAGATATTATTATGATCATGGAACTTTAGGAGATTCTAAAGTAGACTTTACTTCTAGAGTAAAATATGAAAAAGATGGAGATCAATCTATGCAATATATGGCAAGATTTGATTTCCATCAATATATGCCATCAATGGTAAGTAAATTTGTTTTAGCACCAAAATATTCATATGAGTGGGGTTCTAAAAATAGTTCAGATTATTCAAATAATTTAGGATTAAATTTAGAAACTTACACTAATTTACCATATGGAATTGGATTTGAATTTAATGTAAAAACAGTTCAATCATTCTATGGAAAACATCAAGCGTATGATAAAGATAAACAGTCTAAATCTCATAACTTAACAACTGATATTAAAGCAGTTGCAGAGAAAACAGTTAATGTATACACTCAAAATAATTTAACTATTAACTTTAATATGGAAGGAGGTTTAGATACATATGATTTAAGTCAACATAGACAGTATGGAGCTTCTAAAACTTGTTATGGAAAATATCAATTATATGTATTACCAACTTTCGAAGCAGATTATATGTTAAATAATGCAACTAAATTATATGCTGCAGTAGGAGCAGAGTATAAAAACTGGTCTCAAAAATCTGACAAATCAGCATCAGATTGGAGATGGCAACCAACTGCTTGGGCTGGATTCAAAACAACATTCTAG